A stretch of the Deltaproteobacteria bacterium genome encodes the following:
- a CDS encoding glutamate synthase-related protein — translation MPGQRSGIERARTRRLAAMRADPGRGGCGIVALGELTAPASHELVKLALRAIARMEHRGGTLEGTGDGAGLLLKPERSFFEAFLAPGKHLPDPREPLIVGVAYFLPGERNIRQHQRAVDATLRRLGLAPLGWREVPTDPSVLGSRAREDVPAIHQVLVGKGHLRESQLPLVLHEAKNSIEEQHGGAIALPSLQPYTTVYKVLGTARQLEAFYPDLHDPRLATRVILGHRRFATNTFSNWHLVQPFRLLAHNGEINTITANVRAAQDIDSALHFQCRLMPSGSDSAQLDRVAEMMAVHGMRDVAEALRRLMPPPWQEEERPERERRFFEANGRAMGTLAAWEGPAAITATDGHLLVGLIDRMGLRPLRWARTHAGRVVISSEMGAVPLPFEEIAADGQLEPGEMIIADLTTGELHAPEQTTAFILERSKLDFQGLSTEGLSSVATVHPDKEALTTRALNIFGWTRERVRDLQATVKESSPPVRSMGNDLPLAIFSGNPSRLYSFLAQIVAVVTNPPIDPLREGGAMDTRVYLGRSPKMSKLSQFRTWPQVEHPHPVLTNEDIAGLLEGGEPDLAARRFDATFEDSYRGARGMVRRIHEVAEEVVEAVKSGVSIIVLSDLEATRGARLPVPMVLLVGVVHRALASRGLRRNASLVVETGEVHEGHDLAALLAYGATAVNPYAMFHIARETRGLTPEAACQSLVGALVASLRRIMSKMGITTLAGYRGSSLFEAIGLSEELVDYFLPDTASFVGGLTLDEVYGDIRARAGMDDASIQRNANKPLYRKEVTDTLQLVARQGNAEGDYDRFAKLVAESPPVYLRDLLELDIAGDPTARPLPLSDVASAAELIRSTVRGAGMSHGALHSTAQRAIAAAFNHFGSFSNSGEGGEDERRNPGGPWEGDRSRARQVASGRFGVDATYLMGADELEIKIGQGAKPGEGGHLPGHKVTAEIAKIRKVRQGVPLISPPPHHDIYSIEDLSQLITHLRQVNPRARIAVKVPAVTNLGTIVVGVAKAGAEVITISGAEGGTGAAYVGSIKHAGLPLERGLAEAHQHLVQSGIRHRTRLRADGGLKCGADLAKVLALGADEVSLGTVLMVAENCVFCRGCNKGTCPVGIATQDDEMHQRFMRRGREDEITESTPLDARHHEAKQGVIRYLECLGEDLRARLAALGLRHASELTGRVDLLRQRRTGQPRWDHVDLSDLLVDLRSGGPAPRQALPALHAASTAKNREILEAAAAGDRIELWTDSAEHGLGATLAGELAGTPAPGRVVRLETTGYAGQGLGFAATRGMELRHVGYANDAVGEVMGAGARIVVLPAPSLGLEEGAQPSLVGNAAAYGATGGTLLIAGRAGQRFGVRNSGATLICEGAGKYAFEYMTGGVGVLLGSCGPCIGSGMTGGLLYFHDPEGGTRAHLHRDVAAHAGELEAEDLARLGALLEEHLEQTGSARARSLLAGREGLAASFFRVRVA, via the coding sequence ATGCCTGGCCAGCGATCGGGGATCGAGCGGGCCCGGACCCGGCGGCTCGCAGCGATGCGCGCCGATCCGGGCCGCGGGGGCTGCGGCATCGTGGCGCTCGGAGAGCTGACGGCGCCCGCCTCGCACGAGCTCGTGAAGCTCGCCCTGCGGGCCATCGCCCGGATGGAGCACCGCGGCGGCACCCTCGAGGGGACCGGTGACGGCGCGGGCCTGCTCCTCAAGCCCGAGCGCAGCTTCTTCGAGGCCTTCCTCGCGCCCGGCAAGCACCTCCCCGATCCCCGCGAGCCGCTCATCGTCGGGGTGGCCTACTTCCTCCCCGGCGAGCGAAACATCCGCCAGCACCAGCGCGCGGTGGACGCGACCCTGCGCCGCCTGGGCCTCGCCCCCCTGGGCTGGCGCGAGGTGCCCACCGACCCCTCGGTCCTCGGCAGTCGGGCCCGGGAGGACGTCCCGGCGATCCACCAGGTGCTGGTGGGCAAGGGCCACCTGCGCGAGTCGCAGCTCCCGCTCGTCCTCCACGAGGCGAAGAACTCGATCGAGGAGCAGCACGGCGGCGCCATCGCCCTGCCCTCCTTGCAGCCCTACACCACCGTCTACAAGGTGCTGGGCACCGCCCGCCAGCTCGAGGCCTTCTACCCCGACCTGCACGACCCCCGCCTCGCGACCCGCGTGATCCTGGGCCACCGCCGCTTCGCCACCAACACCTTCTCGAACTGGCACCTGGTCCAGCCCTTCCGGCTGCTGGCCCACAACGGCGAGATCAACACCATCACCGCCAACGTGCGGGCCGCCCAGGACATCGACAGCGCGCTCCACTTCCAGTGCCGCCTGATGCCCAGCGGCAGCGACTCGGCCCAGCTCGATCGGGTCGCCGAGATGATGGCGGTCCACGGCATGCGCGACGTGGCGGAGGCGCTGCGCCGCCTGATGCCGCCGCCCTGGCAGGAGGAGGAGCGCCCGGAGCGCGAGCGCCGCTTCTTCGAGGCCAACGGCCGGGCGATGGGAACCCTCGCGGCCTGGGAGGGCCCCGCGGCGATCACCGCCACCGACGGCCACCTCCTGGTCGGGCTCATCGACCGGATGGGCCTGCGGCCCCTGCGCTGGGCCCGCACCCACGCGGGGAGGGTGGTGATCTCCAGCGAGATGGGGGCCGTGCCCCTGCCCTTCGAGGAGATCGCCGCCGACGGTCAGCTCGAGCCCGGCGAGATGATCATCGCCGACCTGACGACCGGCGAGCTCCACGCCCCCGAGCAGACCACCGCCTTCATCCTCGAGCGCTCGAAGCTCGACTTCCAGGGCCTCTCCACCGAGGGGCTCTCCTCGGTGGCCACCGTCCACCCGGACAAGGAGGCCCTCACGACCCGGGCCCTCAACATCTTCGGCTGGACCCGGGAGCGGGTGCGCGACCTGCAGGCCACGGTGAAGGAGAGCAGCCCGCCGGTGCGCTCGATGGGCAACGATCTACCGCTGGCCATCTTCAGCGGGAACCCCTCGCGCCTCTACTCCTTCCTCGCGCAGATCGTGGCGGTGGTCACCAACCCGCCCATCGATCCCTTGCGGGAGGGCGGGGCGATGGACACCCGGGTCTACCTCGGGCGCTCACCGAAGATGAGCAAGCTCTCGCAGTTCCGGACCTGGCCCCAGGTCGAGCACCCCCACCCGGTGCTCACCAACGAGGACATCGCCGGCCTGCTCGAGGGCGGCGAGCCGGATCTGGCGGCCCGCCGCTTCGACGCCACCTTCGAGGACAGCTACCGGGGCGCCCGGGGCATGGTGCGCCGGATCCACGAGGTCGCCGAGGAGGTCGTGGAGGCGGTGAAGAGCGGGGTGTCGATCATCGTGCTCTCCGATCTCGAGGCGACCCGGGGCGCGCGCCTGCCGGTGCCGATGGTGCTGCTGGTGGGCGTGGTCCACCGGGCGCTGGCCAGCCGCGGCCTGCGGCGGAACGCCAGCCTCGTCGTCGAGACCGGCGAGGTGCACGAGGGCCACGACCTCGCCGCGCTCCTGGCCTACGGCGCGACCGCCGTGAACCCCTACGCGATGTTCCACATCGCCCGCGAGACCCGGGGCCTGACGCCCGAGGCGGCCTGCCAGAGCCTGGTGGGGGCGCTGGTCGCCTCCCTGCGGCGCATCATGAGCAAGATGGGCATCACGACCCTGGCGGGCTACCGGGGCTCGTCCCTCTTCGAGGCCATCGGCCTCTCCGAGGAGCTGGTCGACTACTTCCTGCCCGACACCGCCTCCTTCGTGGGGGGCCTGACCCTCGACGAGGTGTACGGCGACATCCGGGCGCGCGCCGGGATGGACGACGCGTCGATCCAGCGCAACGCCAACAAGCCCCTCTACCGCAAGGAGGTCACCGACACCCTGCAGCTGGTGGCCCGGCAGGGCAACGCCGAGGGCGACTACGATCGCTTCGCGAAGCTCGTCGCCGAGTCGCCGCCGGTCTACCTGCGCGATCTGCTCGAGCTGGACATCGCCGGGGACCCCACCGCCCGGCCCCTGCCCCTCTCGGACGTCGCCTCCGCCGCCGAGCTCATCCGCTCGACCGTGCGCGGCGCGGGCATGAGCCACGGCGCCCTCCACTCCACCGCGCAGCGGGCCATCGCCGCGGCCTTCAACCACTTCGGCTCCTTCTCCAACTCGGGCGAGGGCGGTGAGGACGAGCGCCGCAACCCGGGCGGGCCCTGGGAGGGCGACCGCAGCCGCGCGCGGCAGGTGGCCTCCGGGCGCTTCGGCGTCGACGCCACCTACCTGATGGGCGCCGACGAGCTGGAGATCAAGATCGGGCAGGGCGCCAAACCCGGGGAGGGCGGGCACCTGCCCGGCCACAAGGTCACCGCCGAGATCGCCAAGATCCGCAAGGTGCGCCAGGGGGTGCCCCTGATCTCACCGCCCCCCCACCACGACATCTACAGCATCGAGGACCTCTCCCAGCTCATCACCCACCTGCGGCAGGTGAACCCCCGGGCCCGGATCGCGGTGAAGGTCCCGGCGGTCACCAACCTCGGCACCATCGTGGTGGGGGTGGCGAAGGCCGGCGCCGAGGTGATCACCATCAGCGGCGCCGAGGGCGGCACCGGCGCGGCCTACGTGGGCAGCATCAAGCACGCGGGCCTGCCCCTCGAGCGAGGCCTGGCCGAGGCCCACCAGCACCTGGTCCAGAGCGGGATCCGGCACCGCACCCGCCTGCGCGCCGACGGCGGGCTGAAGTGCGGCGCCGATCTCGCCAAGGTCCTGGCCCTCGGCGCCGACGAGGTCTCGCTGGGCACGGTCCTGATGGTCGCCGAGAACTGCGTCTTCTGCCGCGGCTGCAACAAGGGCACCTGCCCGGTGGGCATCGCCACCCAGGACGACGAGATGCACCAGCGCTTCATGCGCCGGGGACGCGAGGACGAGATCACCGAGTCGACCCCCCTCGACGCCCGCCACCACGAGGCCAAGCAGGGGGTGATCCGCTACCTCGAGTGCCTCGGGGAGGATCTGCGCGCGCGCCTCGCGGCCCTCGGCCTGCGCCACGCCAGCGAGCTGACCGGCCGGGTGGACCTCCTGCGCCAGCGCCGCACCGGCCAGCCCCGCTGGGATCACGTCGATCTCTCGGACCTGCTGGTCGACCTGCGCTCGGGCGGCCCCGCGCCCCGCCAGGCCCTGCCCGCGCTCCACGCCGCCTCCACGGCCAAGAACCGGGAGATCCTCGAGGCGGCCGCCGCCGGCGACCGGATCGAGCTTTGGACCGACAGCGCCGAGCACGGGCTCGGGGCGACCCTCGCCGGCGAGCTGGCGGGCACCCCAGCGCCGGGGCGCGTGGTCCGCCTCGAGACCACCGGCTACGCCGGGCAGGGGCTGGGCTTCGCCGCCACCCGGGGCATGGAGCTGCGCCACGTGGGCTACGCCAACGACGCGGTGGGCGAGGTGATGGGCGCCGGCGCGCGGATCGTGGTGCTGCCCGCCCCCAGCCTCGGCCTGGAGGAGGGCGCGCAGCCCAGCCTGGTGGGGAACGCCGCGGCCTACGGCGCCACCGGCGGCACCCTGCTCATCGCCGGGCGGGCGGGCCAGCGCTTCGGCGTGCGCAACTCGGGCGCGACCCTGATCTGCGAGGGCGCGGGCAAGTACGCCTTCGAGTACATGACCGGCGGGGTCGGCGTGCTGCTCGGCAGCTGCGGGCCCTGCATCGGCTCGGGGATGACCGGCGGCCTGCTCTACTTCCACGACCCCGAGGGCGGGACGCGCGCGCACCTCCACCGGGACGTCGCCGCGCACGCGGGCGAGCTCGAGGCCGAGGACCTCGCCCGCCTCGGGGCGCTCCTCGAGGAGCACCTCGAGCAGACCGGCAGCGCCCGCGCCCGCAGCCTGCTCGCCGGGCGGGAGGGGCTCGCCGCGAGCTTCTTCCGGGTGCGGGTCGCCTAG
- a CDS encoding response regulator: protein MRAPKILLVDASSLALVRVRKLLKPAGCELTYARGGLEALRLAPGEQPDLILMDAAMPGLDGIETCRRLRLGRETRTIPVVLFGSAAQLARKKEGYDAGCDDFLAGPLDRDELLAAIRYHLDAPRLHSA from the coding sequence ATGCGCGCCCCCAAGATCCTCCTCGTCGATGCCTCCAGCCTCGCGCTCGTCCGGGTCCGCAAGCTCCTCAAGCCGGCCGGCTGCGAGCTGACCTATGCCCGCGGCGGGCTGGAGGCGCTGCGGCTGGCCCCGGGCGAGCAGCCCGACCTGATCCTGATGGACGCGGCGATGCCCGGCCTGGACGGCATCGAGACCTGCCGCCGGCTGCGCCTCGGGCGCGAGACCCGGACCATCCCGGTGGTGCTCTTCGGCAGCGCCGCCCAGCTCGCGCGGAAGAAGGAGGGCTACGACGCCGGCTGCGACGACTTCCTGGCCGGGCCCCTCGATCGCGACGAGCTCCTAGCGGCGATCCGCTACCACCTCGACGCGCCGCGGCTGCACTCGGCCTAG
- a CDS encoding sigma-54 dependent transcriptional regulator — MASKILLLEDERVVRLALRKGLEAGGHEVHEEESVAGAIAALQDRSVDLAVIDYRLPDGTAIDVLERIEKEGLSLPVVVLTAHGSIELAVETIQKGASQFLTKPVELSALRVLVDRLLESAQRQRRDEASSRTSRTTLDPFVGTSDAIRRVEEQARRVVEVGRPILILGETGTGKGVLARWFHEGGPRRGESFVDLNCAGFAAELLESELFGHEKGSFTGATVAKKGLFEVGNRGTVFLDELGDMDLRLQPRMLKVLEEKKQRRVGGVRDIPIDVQIIAATNQDLNELVEEKKFRSDLYFRINTLPIELPALRERAEDLPLLAEVFLQRFSQEFRSTARTLSPAALRALQAHHWPGNIRELRNVLDRALVLSTGEVIEPDVLFLPGGAGPGPRVGGGPGEGADLSKMSLREVERWHIEQVLAGVDGLVEDAAEILGLSRSALYQKIKKHEIVIPRS; from the coding sequence ATGGCGAGCAAGATTCTCCTGCTGGAAGACGAGCGAGTCGTCCGGCTGGCGCTGCGCAAGGGGCTGGAGGCCGGGGGGCACGAGGTCCACGAGGAGGAGAGCGTCGCCGGCGCCATCGCGGCCCTCCAGGATCGCAGCGTCGACCTGGCCGTCATCGACTACCGCCTGCCCGACGGCACCGCCATCGACGTGCTCGAGCGGATCGAGAAGGAGGGGCTCTCCCTGCCGGTGGTGGTGCTCACCGCCCACGGCTCGATCGAGCTCGCGGTCGAGACCATCCAGAAGGGGGCGAGCCAGTTCCTCACCAAGCCGGTGGAGCTCTCCGCGCTGCGGGTGCTCGTGGACCGCCTCCTCGAGAGCGCGCAGCGGCAGCGCCGGGACGAGGCCAGCTCCCGCACCAGCCGCACGACCCTGGACCCCTTCGTCGGCACCAGCGACGCGATCCGGCGGGTCGAGGAGCAGGCGCGGCGGGTGGTCGAGGTCGGGCGCCCGATCCTGATCCTGGGGGAGACCGGCACCGGCAAGGGCGTGCTCGCCCGCTGGTTCCACGAGGGGGGGCCGCGCAGAGGCGAGTCCTTCGTCGACCTCAACTGCGCGGGCTTCGCCGCCGAGCTGCTCGAGAGCGAGCTCTTCGGTCACGAGAAGGGCTCCTTCACCGGCGCGACCGTCGCCAAGAAGGGGCTCTTCGAGGTGGGGAACCGCGGCACGGTCTTCCTCGACGAGCTGGGGGACATGGACCTGCGCCTCCAGCCGCGCATGCTGAAGGTCCTCGAGGAGAAAAAGCAGCGGCGGGTCGGCGGCGTGCGGGACATCCCCATCGACGTGCAGATCATCGCCGCGACGAACCAGGACCTGAACGAGCTGGTCGAGGAGAAGAAGTTCCGCTCCGACCTCTACTTCCGGATCAACACCCTGCCGATCGAGCTGCCGGCCCTGCGCGAGCGCGCCGAGGATCTGCCGCTGCTCGCCGAGGTCTTCCTCCAGCGCTTCTCCCAGGAGTTCCGCAGCACGGCGCGGACCCTCTCGCCGGCGGCCCTCCGGGCGCTGCAGGCCCACCACTGGCCGGGCAACATCCGCGAGCTACGCAACGTCCTCGACCGCGCCCTGGTCCTCTCCACCGGGGAGGTCATCGAGCCGGACGTCCTCTTCCTGCCCGGCGGCGCCGGTCCCGGCCCGAGGGTGGGCGGGGGCCCGGGCGAGGGCGCCGACCTCTCGAAGATGAGCCTGCGCGAGGTCGAGCGCTGGCACATCGAGCAGGTGCTGGCCGGCGTGGACGGCCTGGTCGAGGACGCCGCCGAGATCCTGGGCCTCTCGCGCAGCGCGCTCTACCAGAAGATCAAGAAGCACGAGATCGTCATCCCCCGGAGCTGA
- a CDS encoding response regulator — translation MSTVLAVYLTLGVTFAVLVGVERKRYLSLWALAFLALVCWETYLDLWRLGILESLESMVGDVLKGISGLLLVIGVYQLLGARPPRYWPVVAAVTPALEFGLAGLWRAHPLFPPPLTLFLVLALGYTAYRIWRVPEGGWGRIFASLFLAFEGIYNALLPYLVLQPWFSRWNAFLDVALILGVSLGVIVMHFERVRAEADVRLADYQRLFEGAREGLFRGDLQGRLLSANAALMQLLKLEELEPPHTLDPGLVPPGFVERILVEGEVEGVPLRLERADGTIAEVEITASLVRAEDGSPQRIDGRVVEVTERHRIRARIESGQRMEALGRLAGGVAHGYNNLLTAILAGVEQASEFLPAGTEGHQGLLQVRESVEQGARLTRQLLSFARRDVVHGERLDLGEVLEQTQLLLGQLLTERIRLSLELAAGELPVRCALSQLDRLIMNLALNARDAMPGGGEFTLRCHEGDNLAGVPGVVLEFEDNGEGMTEEVKERAFEPFFTTKDEASGSGLGLSAVYGIVKQLSGEILLESSEGVGTLVRIWLPKAELTRQERARAIADRKAELGRVLVVEDMPVIRTFIERVLTRAGAEVRVAASGPEALEAAAGTRFDLLITDVVMPEMTGPELVEQLRARELQPPVLFISGHASDEKALEGDERAAFLAKPFASAQLLEAVYRLVDRGA, via the coding sequence GTGAGCACCGTCCTGGCGGTCTACCTGACGCTGGGCGTCACCTTCGCCGTGCTGGTCGGGGTCGAGCGCAAGCGCTACCTGAGCCTCTGGGCCCTGGCCTTCCTCGCGCTGGTCTGCTGGGAGACCTACCTCGACCTGTGGCGGCTGGGGATCCTCGAGTCCCTCGAGTCCATGGTGGGCGACGTGCTCAAGGGGATCTCCGGGCTGCTCCTGGTGATCGGCGTCTACCAGCTGCTGGGGGCGCGCCCCCCCCGCTACTGGCCCGTCGTCGCGGCGGTGACCCCGGCCCTCGAGTTCGGCCTGGCCGGGCTCTGGCGTGCCCACCCGCTCTTCCCGCCGCCCCTCACCCTCTTCCTCGTCCTCGCGTTGGGCTACACGGCGTACCGGATCTGGCGGGTGCCGGAGGGAGGCTGGGGGAGGATCTTCGCCTCGCTCTTCCTGGCCTTCGAGGGGATCTACAACGCCCTCCTGCCCTACCTCGTCCTCCAGCCCTGGTTCTCCCGGTGGAACGCCTTCCTCGACGTCGCCCTCATCCTCGGGGTCTCCCTGGGGGTCATCGTGATGCACTTCGAGCGGGTCCGCGCCGAGGCCGATGTCCGGCTCGCCGACTACCAGCGCCTCTTCGAGGGGGCCCGGGAGGGCCTCTTCCGGGGCGACCTGCAGGGCCGGCTGCTCTCCGCCAACGCGGCGTTGATGCAGCTGCTCAAGCTCGAGGAGCTCGAGCCCCCCCACACCCTCGACCCCGGCCTCGTGCCGCCGGGCTTCGTGGAGCGCATCCTCGTCGAGGGCGAGGTGGAGGGCGTGCCCCTGCGCCTCGAGCGGGCGGACGGGACGATCGCCGAGGTGGAGATCACGGCGAGCCTGGTCCGGGCCGAGGACGGCAGCCCGCAGCGCATCGATGGCCGGGTGGTGGAGGTCACCGAGCGCCACCGCATCCGGGCCCGCATCGAGTCGGGGCAGCGGATGGAGGCCCTCGGGCGCCTCGCCGGAGGCGTGGCCCATGGCTACAACAACCTCCTCACGGCGATCCTGGCCGGCGTCGAGCAGGCCAGCGAGTTCCTCCCGGCCGGCACCGAGGGCCACCAGGGGCTGCTCCAGGTCCGGGAGAGCGTGGAGCAGGGCGCCCGGCTCACCCGCCAGCTCCTCTCCTTCGCGCGGCGCGACGTCGTCCACGGCGAGCGCCTCGACCTCGGCGAGGTCCTCGAGCAGACCCAGCTGCTCCTCGGGCAGCTCCTCACCGAGCGCATCCGGCTCTCGCTCGAGCTCGCCGCGGGGGAGCTGCCGGTCCGCTGCGCCCTCTCCCAGCTCGACCGCCTGATCATGAACCTCGCCCTGAACGCCCGCGACGCGATGCCGGGCGGCGGAGAGTTCACCCTGCGCTGTCACGAGGGAGACAACCTCGCGGGCGTGCCCGGGGTGGTGCTGGAGTTCGAGGACAACGGCGAGGGCATGACGGAGGAGGTGAAGGAGCGCGCCTTCGAGCCCTTCTTCACCACCAAGGACGAGGCCAGCGGCAGCGGGCTGGGGCTCTCGGCGGTCTACGGGATCGTCAAGCAGCTCTCGGGGGAGATCCTCCTGGAGAGCAGCGAGGGCGTGGGGACCCTGGTGCGGATCTGGCTGCCTAAGGCCGAGCTCACCCGCCAGGAGCGGGCCCGGGCGATCGCCGACCGCAAGGCGGAGCTCGGGAGGGTGCTGGTGGTCGAGGACATGCCGGTGATCCGGACCTTCATCGAGCGGGTGCTCACCCGCGCCGGCGCCGAGGTCCGGGTGGCCGCCAGCGGCCCCGAGGCGCTCGAGGCGGCGGCCGGCACGCGCTTCGACCTGCTGATCACCGACGTGGTCATGCCCGAGATGACCGGGCCCGAGCTCGTGGAGCAGCTGCGCGCCCGGGAGCTGCAACCACCGGTCCTCTTCATCTCGGGGCACGCCAGCGACGAGAAGGCGCTCGAGGGAGACGAGCGGGCGGCCTTCCTGGCCAAGCCCTTCGCCTCGGCCCAGCTCCTCGAGGCGGTCTATCGCCTCGTGGATCGGGGAGCCTGA
- the cheB gene encoding chemotaxis-specific protein-glutamate methyltransferase CheB, whose protein sequence is MNLIRTLIVDDSPTVRVSLRELLEESGEFVVVGECSDGPTAVEQCGRLKPDLVTMDVQMSRGDGLSATREIMRSLPTPIVVITEAGKGRESQLAFEAMQAGAVDVIRKADVGFGLARDREALRHRLHLMAGVKVVGRRGRCLDEPAPRRAETPPAGPGLPAPREIPAAREIPAAPASPSLLTPPGDRVSLIAIGASTGGPPAIAKVLSRLQPETAPPVLIVQHISSGFCSSFAEWLDGLLPLQIGLAVHGEPLLPGRVYIAPNDQHLEVSAERKVRLHDALPLRHHRPAADLLFSSVARHLGDGAVGVLLTGMGEDGARGLLEMRSAGALTVAQNQETSLVYGMPAAAAKLGAAERILALDHITTLLSRCHLRSPGRVA, encoded by the coding sequence ATGAACCTGATCCGGACGTTGATCGTGGACGACTCTCCGACCGTCAGGGTCTCCCTGCGCGAGCTCCTCGAGGAGTCCGGGGAGTTCGTGGTCGTCGGGGAGTGCAGCGACGGCCCCACCGCGGTGGAGCAGTGCGGCCGGCTGAAGCCGGACCTGGTCACCATGGACGTCCAGATGAGCCGCGGTGACGGCCTCTCGGCCACCCGGGAGATCATGCGCTCGCTCCCCACCCCCATCGTGGTGATCACCGAGGCGGGCAAGGGCCGGGAGAGCCAGCTCGCCTTCGAGGCGATGCAGGCGGGGGCGGTGGACGTCATCCGCAAGGCCGACGTGGGCTTCGGGCTGGCGCGGGACCGGGAGGCCCTGCGCCACCGGCTCCACCTGATGGCCGGGGTGAAGGTGGTGGGGCGCCGGGGGCGGTGCCTGGACGAGCCCGCCCCCCGGCGGGCGGAGACCCCTCCGGCCGGGCCGGGGCTCCCGGCGCCGCGAGAGATCCCGGCGGCGCGAGAGATCCCGGCGGCGCCGGCCAGCCCCTCGCTGCTCACCCCACCCGGCGACCGGGTGAGCCTGATCGCCATCGGGGCTTCCACCGGAGGTCCGCCGGCCATCGCCAAGGTGCTCTCGAGGCTCCAGCCCGAGACGGCGCCGCCCGTCCTCATCGTCCAGCACATCTCCTCGGGCTTCTGCTCGAGCTTCGCCGAGTGGCTCGACGGGCTGCTGCCCCTCCAGATCGGGCTGGCCGTCCACGGCGAGCCGCTCCTGCCCGGCCGGGTCTACATCGCCCCGAACGACCAGCACCTGGAGGTCAGCGCCGAGCGGAAGGTGCGCCTCCACGACGCCCTCCCCCTGCGGCACCACCGGCCCGCGGCGGATCTCCTCTTCTCCTCGGTGGCGCGTCACCTGGGCGACGGCGCGGTGGGCGTCCTCCTCACCGGGATGGGAGAGGACGGCGCCCGGGGGCTGCTCGAGATGCGGTCCGCCGGCGCCCTGACCGTCGCCCAGAACCAGGAGACCTCGCTGGTCTACGGGATGCCCGCCGCCGCCGCGAAGCTCGGCGCCGCCGAGCGGATCCTCGCCCTCGACCACATCACGACCCTGCTCTCCAGATGCCACCTCCGGTCGCCGGGGCGGGTCGCCTAG
- a CDS encoding chemotaxis protein CheW produces the protein MKQGETPSRRGLDWAEIRERLLREQAGLEVARSAAELEHELKARATTLARTERASTEGLDRQHLAFWIGQARCAVDLALVGGVVTPRWVTPLPTAPRRLSRVIQVQGTIVPVADLIEVLGVKPHDQTSTKRAVLLSLGSRHLALLTHRAEEIIRLDPDRLSSPGRDASGFIRGLAPDLTLVLDGEALLSSLTAGPLM, from the coding sequence GTGAAGCAGGGCGAGACCCCCTCGCGCCGCGGCCTCGACTGGGCCGAGATCCGGGAGCGCCTCCTGCGGGAGCAGGCGGGCCTCGAGGTCGCCCGGAGCGCCGCCGAGCTCGAGCACGAGCTGAAGGCGCGCGCGACCACCCTGGCCCGGACCGAGCGCGCCTCCACCGAGGGGCTGGACCGTCAGCACCTCGCCTTCTGGATCGGGCAGGCCCGCTGCGCCGTGGACCTCGCGCTGGTCGGCGGGGTCGTCACGCCCCGCTGGGTCACCCCCCTGCCGACGGCGCCCCGGCGCCTCTCCCGGGTGATCCAGGTCCAGGGAACGATCGTACCGGTGGCTGATCTCATCGAGGTGCTGGGCGTGAAGCCGCACGACCAGACCTCGACCAAGCGGGCCGTCCTGCTCAGCCTTGGCAGCCGCCATCTTGCCCTCCTGACCCATCGCGCCGAGGAGATCATCCGGCTGGATCCGGACCGCCTCTCCTCCCCCGGGCGCGATGCGTCGGGCTTCATCCGGGGCCTCGCCCCCGACCTGACCCTCGTGCTGGACGGTGAGGCGCTCCTCTCTTCGCTGACCGCCGGCCCTCTCATGTGA